The genomic stretch AGGAGATGATCCTTTCCACCCCGGAGGGGAAGGATCTTTCTCGGGCCACCGGTCTTTCTCCTCGGGAGGCCGAGAGCTGGCTGGAGACTATCCTCCGCTACTACGGCGACCTCCAGATCCGGACTATCGACAGCCTGGTCTTTACCATTCTCAAGGCCGTAGCCTTTGAGCTTGGCCTCCGACCAGATCTAGAGGCCGAATTAAGGGAAGACCAGCTTCTGGCCCGGGCCTTCGATCGCCTTCTGCTAGAGGCGGGAGAGGGTGAGAAGGAGCTGGAGAGACTCTTTCGTCAGGTTCTGACTACCTTTTTAGAGCTGGAAAACCTTGGGGGGTTTAATCCCGAAGGCAAGATTCGCTTTCGTCTCCTGACCCTTTTTCGTCAGGAGATACGCAAAGGTCCGGCGGATTCCCCATGGGGGCCATCAAGCTTAAAGGCTCTCGAGGAGGAGCTCTGCCGTTTGGGTCAAGAGCTTACAGAAAAAGTGCGGGAGCATGGCGGAACTTTTAAATACCCCGCCTATGGCTGGGAGAAGATGTTCCAAGACCCCCTCCGAAACCTGAAGGCCACCCCTTTTAAAAAGGACTCTCTGGCCGAGGTGATCAAGGCTCCCAGGGAGGTTATCGATAGGCTATCCCCCCTTTATGAGGCCTTTAGGCAGGCCTTTGACGCCTATCTTCTGGCCAGGGCCGTGGAGAGGCTGGCCCCCTATATGAAACTTTACGCCCGTCTCAAGGAGGAACTAGAGACCATTCGTCAAGAAGAGGGCCTTATCCATGGTGGCGGCTGGCTGGAGCTGATAAAGGAGGCCCTTTCTAAGGGATGGACTCCCCACATATACTGCAAGTTGGGGGCTCGTCTGCGTCATTTTCTGATAGATGAGTTTCAGGACACGAGCCGGGCCCAGTGGGAAGCCTTAGAGGCCCTTATTGTTAATTGTCTGGCCGAAGGCGGGAGTCTGGTCTATGTCGGTGACACCAAGCAGGCTATTTACGTCTGGCGTGGGGGGGACTCAGAGCTTTTTCAGGAAGTCCCGCAGAGTCTTCCTGCAGATGCCTACCGTTTAGATCTTCCCTACAACTGGCGCTCCTGTCGGGAGATTGTTGAATTCAACAACCGTATCTTTTCCCTTCTGGCCGAGGAGGAGATGGCCCTTTGGGTGGCCAAAGGACTTCTTTATGGGACAAAACCCCCACGGGGCGTAGATCCCTACGCTAGCCACCTGGCAGCCCGGATTAAGCAAACCTTTGATGGTGCGGTCCAGCAGCTACCACCTGAAGCCCCGGAAGGGGGGAAAATCAGGCTCTATCAGGTTAAAGAGGAAGAGGCTATCCGGGGTCTTCTGGAAGAGATGCTCCCGTCAAGTTTTGAAAAGTACGGTCAAGTGGCCCTTTTAGTGCGTTCCAACAAACAGGCCGAGAGGCTTTCTACCTGGACCTTTGAGATGGGGCTCCCTACAGTAACCGAAAACGCCCTTAGATTGGCTGGCTCCCCTCTCATTCAATCTTTAACCGCCCTTTTACGCTTTTTGGAATACCCTCTGGATAATGTCGCTCTGGCCGGTGTTCTTTTAGGTGGGCTTCTGCCAGAGACCCCTGCGGAGGAAGTTCTCCGAGACTTCCTCGTCTCCTGGCAGAGAGGAAGGGGAGCCTTAGAAGAATATGAAGGGGCAGGCACCAACGTTTCCCTCTATGGTTATCTCAAGAATGACCGTTTTAAAAAGGATTTTTCCGGTGTTGCAGACCGTCTGGAGGCCTTTCTCGGAAGGGTAGGCCGGGTTTCCACCTATGACCTGATACGGGGAATCTTTGATGAACTCGATCTTTGGCGGCGCTTTCCGGCAGAGACAGCCTTTGCCCGGAGATTTTTGGAGCTGGTGCTTCGCTACGAGGAAGAAGAAGGCGGTGATGTCTCGGGGTTTCTGGACTTTTGGCGTCAGGGTGGTGGTAGAGAGCGGCTGGGCTTTCCGGAAGGTCTTTCGGCAGTTCGTATAATGACCATTCATGCCGCTAAGGGACTGGAATTTCCGGCGGTTTTCCTCCCCTTTCCCCATTGGAAGATAAGATTTGATCCGTTGGTACGTCTTGATGATGGTCGCTTAGGATACGCTACCTCCCCCTATTCTCAGAAAATTCGGGCCTCTCTGATGGCCGCTAAAATCTCCCAGGCCCTAGAGGCCCTCAATCTTCTCTATGTGGCTCTGACCAGGGCCAAGAGGGAATTGGTCGTCTTTTTCCTTTCCTCTCCAAAGAGGCAAGGGTTTGATATCGGTAAGGTTCTTTGGCGTCTTATAAAAGAGGCCGGCTACTTCATAGAAGAAACATGAATATCAAACTTCTTATTGATTATCAGCCTCTGGAAATCTGGGGAGAGAAGGGAAGAGAGGTCCTGGAGGGAGAATGGATCCACCAGGCTCTCTATTTCCTGGAACGTTTTCCCCCTTCAACCAGTCCGGAGGAAATACAGACCGCTGTGGACAGGGCTTTGGATCAGGTGGCTGTTTTCTGTCCGAATCATTCAAGGTTTGAGCAAAGTCGGCAGAGGCTCTTGGAGATCCTCACCGGGGCCCTTGTCTGGCTTCGGGAGGCCGTTTTAGAGCGACCGGAGTGGAACTTTTTCTTCTTTGGACCCGAGGTGCCGGTATTGTGTGAATATGAAATTATGGAAGTGGGAAGGAACAAGACTCATCTTTACCGCCTGGACCGTCTGGTCCTCTTCCCCAAAGAGACCATCTTGGTGGACTTCAAGCTTCATGAGGAACGCAAGGAAGATCAAGCGCAGGTAAAAAGATATCGACGGCTGGCCACTCAGATATTTGGTCCGGTAAGGGCCTTTCTGTTTTATCTCGTTCCGCCGCGGCTGAAGGAGATCCCATGAAAACCGTGATCCGGGTTATCCCCCCGGGAGGGAACCTCCTCCAACATTTGGCCCGGGAAATCCTTGATGGCTATCCTTCGGGAAGGCGTCACCTTGTCACCGTAGTTTTTCCCAGCCGTCGGGCCGGCCTTTTTTTCCGGGAGTACCTTAAGAGACTAAACGGTGCCGGTCCTCTTGACCTGCCACGCATCTACGCCGTCAGGGATCTTTTCCTGGAGCTCTCTGCCAGACTTGAACCCCGGAGGCTTCTTCCCCCCCTGGATCAGGCCTGGATCCTTTGGGATATCTGTCGCCAGCGCCGGCCTTTTTTCCGCTTGGCGGAGACTTTTGATCGCTTTCTACCCTGGGGACTCCGGCTGGCCGAAGTCTTTGAGGAGTTAGATCGGGAGCTGGTAGAGGCCCGGAATCTTCTTTACCCTCCAGAGGATCTTCCGGCCGAGGCCCGAACTCTCTTGGAACATCTGGGAGATATTAAGGCCCTCTATGAGAAGCGTCTGGATCAAGAGGGCCTGAGCACCGAGGCCCGGGCCCTTCGGCTTTTGGCCGAAAGAAGCCGGGAGCTTTCTTTTCCCGCGGGGCCCCTTTACCTTGCCGGATTTTTTGCCCTCACCCGGGCCGAGGAGAAGCTCTTTTCTTACTGGCTCTCTCAAGGAGCCAAACTATACTGGGAAGATAATCCGGCGGAACTTCAGCCTATCCTCAGACGACAGCTGAAGACCTTTCGGGCCAGTCTGGAGGTGATAGAATTCCCAGAAAAGGCCTCTCCTCGGGTGACCTTCCATGAGGCCCCGGATCTTCACCATGAACTGGCGGCTCTAGAGGAGCTGATCCCCTCACAGATTTCCAACCCTGAAGAGGTGGTCATTATTCTTGGCTCCCTGGGGGGCCTTATCCCCCTTCTTCACTCCCTCCCTGAGGCCCTTCCAGTAAACATTACTCTCGGCTATCCCCTGCACCGGACAGCCCTGGGAACACTACTTCGGCTGCTGGTGGCCCTTCAGGAAAGACGTCACAAGGGACGCTATCATGTGCCGGATTATTTGCGGCTCCTAAAACATCCTTACATTAAGTCCCTATCTTTTGCCGGCAAAAAGATGTGGTCTCTCTTTCATCTTCTGGAGCAACAGCTTCGTTACCGGGGAAGCCTCTATTTGGCTCTTAAGGATATTGAGTCCCTCTTCTCTCTTCAGGGTGACGTGGATCTTTCCTGGGAAGATTTTGAACCGACTGAGGCCGCAGAGGCTGTGGCTCGGTTCCATCAGTGGATAATTTCTCCCTGGGAGGCCATAGAGACCACCAGGGATCTGGCCCGGGTGGTTCGGGAGACCATTGTCTGGACAACCCAAAGGGTTGATCTGGCCCGGTCACCCTCAGAGCCCCTGTCCAGGGGGCCAGAAGTCTTCTGGGCCTCCCGGCCGGAGGAGCTCCTGGAGAGGGCTTTTGTGGCCGGTGTGGAAAGGGAGCTTCTTCCTCTTTTAGAATCT from Thermosulfuriphilus ammonigenes encodes the following:
- a CDS encoding UvrD-helicase domain-containing protein; the protein is MPTNLPVPHVLQIRASAGAGKTYQLTRQYLRLLKGLGSPTPEALRSLVAITFTNVAAAEMKERIISSLKEMILSTPEGKDLSRATGLSPREAESWLETILRYYGDLQIRTIDSLVFTILKAVAFELGLRPDLEAELREDQLLARAFDRLLLEAGEGEKELERLFRQVLTTFLELENLGGFNPEGKIRFRLLTLFRQEIRKGPADSPWGPSSLKALEEELCRLGQELTEKVREHGGTFKYPAYGWEKMFQDPLRNLKATPFKKDSLAEVIKAPREVIDRLSPLYEAFRQAFDAYLLARAVERLAPYMKLYARLKEELETIRQEEGLIHGGGWLELIKEALSKGWTPHIYCKLGARLRHFLIDEFQDTSRAQWEALEALIVNCLAEGGSLVYVGDTKQAIYVWRGGDSELFQEVPQSLPADAYRLDLPYNWRSCREIVEFNNRIFSLLAEEEMALWVAKGLLYGTKPPRGVDPYASHLAARIKQTFDGAVQQLPPEAPEGGKIRLYQVKEEEAIRGLLEEMLPSSFEKYGQVALLVRSNKQAERLSTWTFEMGLPTVTENALRLAGSPLIQSLTALLRFLEYPLDNVALAGVLLGGLLPETPAEEVLRDFLVSWQRGRGALEEYEGAGTNVSLYGYLKNDRFKKDFSGVADRLEAFLGRVGRVSTYDLIRGIFDELDLWRRFPAETAFARRFLELVLRYEEEEGGDVSGFLDFWRQGGGRERLGFPEGLSAVRIMTIHAAKGLEFPAVFLPFPHWKIRFDPLVRLDDGRLGYATSPYSQKIRASLMAAKISQALEALNLLYVALTRAKRELVVFFLSSPKRQGFDIGKVLWRLIKEAGYFIEET
- a CDS encoding PD-(D/E)XK nuclease family protein, which codes for MKTVIRVIPPGGNLLQHLAREILDGYPSGRRHLVTVVFPSRRAGLFFREYLKRLNGAGPLDLPRIYAVRDLFLELSARLEPRRLLPPLDQAWILWDICRQRRPFFRLAETFDRFLPWGLRLAEVFEELDRELVEARNLLYPPEDLPAEARTLLEHLGDIKALYEKRLDQEGLSTEARALRLLAERSRELSFPAGPLYLAGFFALTRAEEKLFSYWLSQGAKLYWEDNPAELQPILRRQLKTFRASLEVIEFPEKASPRVTFHEAPDLHHELAALEELIPSQISNPEEVVIILGSLGGLIPLLHSLPEALPVNITLGYPLHRTALGTLLRLLVALQERRHKGRYHVPDYLRLLKHPYIKSLSFAGKKMWSLFHLLEQQLRYRGSLYLALKDIESLFSLQGDVDLSWEDFEPTEAAEAVARFHQWIISPWEAIETTRDLARVVRETIVWTTQRVDLARSPSEPLSRGPEVFWASRPEELLERAFVAGVERELLPLLESAFFAREPLRPKTLFRLLKEVLLHLRAPFEGHPLKGLQVMGLLESRLLCFEKVIVLDANEGDLPSAGEINPLLPEAVRPALGLPPRQREEEIEAYHFRRLIQAAKEAHLFYQSAVSAASFLGKKVRSRFVEQLLWEQEKAAGQMLTAKIRTSPLNLEPAALRRPEFQGKGRAEKEAVEALFNREAVSATMLNTYLTCPVKFYFRYVVGLAPGQEVAQYDATEMGNLIHQALENYFSSFKGRLYQPQKDNNPQELKSIFRKLFENSSLAQRLGAERRFFVLETALFRLQRYLEFLKRKGPFEILDVEKTLDRKIHGYRFTGRLDRLDRCQDQLVVVDYKTGAYLPAITQQAKEQLLVFSPPRSLEAAGWRQLRQCLPDIQLFLYLYLCDDLERDKNAVFIHLAAGREDNLEQPLFRERDFSIGLAHRLMKEAFPRALIYLLEHILEAPAFYATEEAEYCRFCDFRLACLCARV